A region of Solanum dulcamara chromosome 7, daSolDulc1.2, whole genome shotgun sequence DNA encodes the following proteins:
- the LOC129894672 gene encoding leucine-rich repeat receptor-like protein kinase PXC1, which yields MKKIRNLKHQNVLPLVAYYSSNDEKMLIYKYQNSGSLLTLFKNYVKGKWNFPWKQRLSIAVGMARGFAYLYRSSKKGIVIPHGNIKPSNILLSEKGEPLISEYGYCKFLDPNKSCLYKDNSYTAPEKNLTEETNVYSFGVILLELLTGKVVEKTGLDLVKWMKSIVREEWTGEVFDSEVANFEIYDFPLLNVALKCVDRLPEERPTMAEVLEIIKEVVNAQEDISPSFMTSFESTPGSMKHVYVI from the exons ATGAAAAAGATAAGGAACTTGAAGCATCAAAATGTACTTCCACTTGTTGCTTACTACTCTAGCAATGATGAAAAAATGCTTATCTACAAATATCAGAACAGTGGAAGTCTACTAACACTTTTCAAAA ATTATGTTAAGGGGAAATGGAATTTCCCATGGAAACAAAGGCTGTCAATTGCAGTTGGCATGGCAAGGGGTTTCGCGTACCTATACAGAAGTTCAAAGAAAGGAATTGTGATTCCTCATGGCAATATTAAGCCATCAAATATTCTACTAAGCGAAAAAGGGGAGCCATTAATAAGTGAGTATGGATATTGCAAATTCCTAGACCCCAACAAAAGTTGTCTCTATAAAGACAATAGTTACACAGCCCCTGAGAAAAACTTGACAGAAGAAACTAATGTCTATAGCTTCGGGGTGATTCTGCTAGAACTGTTGACCGGTAAAGTTGTGGAGAAGACAGGATTGGACCTTGTCAAATGGATGAAATCCATAGTGAGGGAAGAATGGACTGGAGAAGTGTTTGATAGTGAAGTTGCAAACTTTGAAATATATGATTTCCCTCTACTAAATGTAGCACTCAAGTGTGTGGATCGTTTGCCAGAGGAACGACCTACTATGGCAGAGGTTTTGGAGATAATCAAAGAAGTTGTGAATGCTCAAGAAGACATTTCTCCTTCTTTTATGACTTCTTTTGAATCCACCCCTGGTTCAATGAAGCATGTGTATGTCATTTAG